A single Dermacentor albipictus isolate Rhodes 1998 colony chromosome 3, USDA_Dalb.pri_finalv2, whole genome shotgun sequence DNA region contains:
- the LOC135915057 gene encoding uncharacterized protein encodes MVYRRKGPERSFIGTNATAEGQELCVNSRRREVHCFRHAGFVIRIEEASEEATEDLTLDGTEEECQLEETWSQFESFVGAEPHSMCIEDFVGEDDSTGTVAELTDVEIAAEVIAERPNEDAAEADPASADVAPLPTATEAVAALAIVRRYCGAIEGTGLSLVDRLDYVEDAVVKHAVANMKQATLLQYFQQTK; translated from the coding sequence ATGGTTTATCGACGTAAGGGGCCGGAACGTTCCTTTATCGGGACCAATGCTACAGCAGAAGGCCAAGAGCTTTGCGTTAATTCTCGACGCCGAGAAGTTCACTGCTTTCGGCATGCGGGTTTCGTGATCCGCATTGAAGAAGCTTCCGAGGAAGCAACCGAAGATTTGACGTTGGATGGCACAGAGGAAGAATGCCAGCTTGAAGAAACCTGGAGCCAGTTCGAGAGCTTTGTCGgcgctgagccacacagcatgtgcattgaggacttcgttggcgaaGACGACAGCActggaacagtggcggagttaacagacgtggagatcgctgcAGAAGTGattgctgagcggccaaacgaagacgctgccgaggctgatccagcaagcgctgatgttgccccactcccgactgcaactgaggctgtagctgctttggccattgtacgccgctactgcggcgcaatagaaggcactggactgtctcttgtggaccgtttggactatgttgaggatgCCGTGGTCAaacacgcggttgccaatatgaagcaggctacgctgcttcagtactttcagcaaactaaataa